One Vitis vinifera cultivar Pinot Noir 40024 chromosome 8, ASM3070453v1 genomic window carries:
- the LOC109122970 gene encoding UPF0481 protein At3g47200, with the protein MAAPNNQISINVWLSPNEGPEKEGGVGGSRASSSEQPDAASHGKPGVSLLPSDSSRDPWLSSIMEDGGESGENKSQQSKIQKVPAMLRDDESNNKCFDPWVVSIGPYHRGKPELQLMERLKKETVRQHVTESKVEDQDLYNRVVKVVGDARKCYKEGSTDELDDREFAQMMFLDGCFILQFICCSTDKDKKMNIKNHNVAFVRRDLFLLENQLPFLVLEALMLPKKDEWLEKINNFVDNTRAHSPDHHKQGGWLDRITKKLFREVPQAKEEQQPEQQPVHLLGILHAQLINQSDLNALSCSMSDWSSYRSANELKAAGIQFKPSKTRRFTDVNFEPALSFGTLELPPMMVDDSTRSMLLNLVAYESCPGAPDDFGVTSYLCFMDVLIDHAEDVKVLRSNGILLNFLGNDKQVAKLFNEIAKDLVPNPHAYARVKGDIEKHYNNKAKIWIAEWLHTHFTSPWTFLAFLGAILALALSCVQTYFAAFPDDGKNT; encoded by the coding sequence ATGGCGGCTCCTAACAATCAAATTTCCATAAACGTGTGGTTGTCGCCAAATGAAGGGCCCGAAAAAGAGGGTGGTGTTGGAGGGAGCAGAGCTAGCAGTAGTGAGCAGCCAGATGCTGCTTCACATGGGAAGCCGGGTGTCAGCTTGCTTCCTTCAGACAGTAGCCGCGATCCCTGGTTGAGTTCCATAATGGAAGATGGAGGAGAGTCCGGAGAAAACAAATCCCAGCAGTCCAAGATACAAAAGGTTCCAGCGATGCTGCGGGACGATGAATCCAACAACAAATGCTTTGATCCCTGGGTGGTTTCAATTGGTCCCTACCACCGGGGCAAACCTGAGCTTCAGTTAATGGAGAGGCTCAAGAAGGAAACGGTGCGGCAGCATGTGACAGAGAGCAAAGTAGAGGACCAAGACTTGTACAACAGGGTGGTGAAGGTGGTGGGAGATGCAAGGAAATGCTACAAAGAAGGTTCAACAGATGAATTGGATGATAGGGAATTCGCCCAGATGATGTTCCTTGATGGCTGCTTCATTCTCCAATTCATTTGCTGCAGCACAGACAAGGACAAaaaaatgaacattaaaaaCCACAATGTAGCCTTCGTGCGAAGGGATTTGTTCTTACTAGAGAACCAGCTCCCTTTTCTAGTCCTAGAGGCTTTGATGCTCCCGAAGAAAGACGAATGGTTAGAAAAGATCAACAATTTCGTTGATAATACTAGAGCCCATTCCCCTGATCATCATAAACAAGGTGGATGGTTAGATAGGATCACGAAGAAATTGTTCAGAGAGGTTCCCCAGGCGAAAGAAGAGCAACAGCCAGAGCAACAGCCAGTTCATCTTCTTGGAATTCTACATGCCCAACTCATCAATCAAAGTGATCTGAATGCACTATCTTGCTCGATGAGCGACTGGTCCTCATACCGGTCCGCCAACGAGCTCAAGGCTGCAGGGATTCAGTTCAAGCCCAGCAAAACTCGTCGTTTCACGGACGTAAATTTTGAGCCGGCGCTCAGCTTCGGAACATTGGAGCTTCCACCAATGATGGTTGATGACTCTACCAGGTCCATGCTCCTCAACTTGGTCGCCTATGAATCCTGCCCGGGTGCACCAGATGATTTTGGAGTCACATCATACCTATGTTTCATGGATGTTCTCATCGATCATGCCGAAGATGTAAAGGTGCTGCGATCCAACGGCATACTCCTCAACTTCCTTGGCAACGACAAGCAGGTGGCGAAACTCTTCAATGAGATAGCCAAGGATTTGGTGCCCAACCCACATGCTTATGCCAGAGTGAAAGGCGACATCGAAAAGCATTACAATAACAAGGCCAAGATCTGGATCGCTGAGTGGCTTCACACTCATTTTACTAGCCCTTGGACTTTTCTGGCTTTCCTTGGTGCTATTTTGGCCCTCGCCCTCAGCTGTGTTCAGACTTATTTTGCAGCTTTCCCTGATGATGGAAAGAACACATAA
- the LOC104880181 gene encoding uncharacterized protein LOC104880181 isoform X1 — MADAADASPITPAPTNTKSMASRVSADRFDTCVWYGPDGRASSERNNSFQSGSLRIPRVPVTLRYILNYPRWIKPNVISIGPYYYGDKYLQEVQKLKYQHAENFIRESQQQINELYQKIENEIDDLAMCYDSYQATSEDDKKKLATIFLLDGCFLLRFIYYSNKEDGINALNFTNHDVTYIRQDLFLLENQLPYQVLKLLFEHANFEAESKDFSMEEMIKDFVISHIPLPRGKSERETSERGKIDEPCHLLHLLQRAVLGQLETNHPQQKEDEAGGKKAT, encoded by the exons ATGGCAGACGCCGCCGACGCAAGCCCCATTACGCCAGCACCGACGAACACCAA GTCCATGGCAAGTAGAGTTTCTGCTGATCGATTTGATACTTGTGTTTGGTATGGGCCGGATGGTAGGGCATCAAGTGAAAGGAATAATTCATTTCAAAGCGGATCACTCAGGATACCAAGGGTTCCAGTGACTTTGAGATATATTTTGAATTACCCTCGATGGATTAAACCAAATGTGATTTCAATCGGTCCTTACTACTATGGTGATAAGTATCTCCAAGAAGTGCAAAAGCTCAAGTATCAACATGCCGAGAACTTCATACGTGAAAGTCAACAACAAATAAATGAGTtgtaccaaaaaattgaaaatgagatCGACGACCTAGCAATGTGTTATGATTCTTATCAAGCAACATCGGAAGATGACAAAAAGAAACTGGCCACGATATTCTTGTTGGATGGGTGTTTTTTACTACGTTTCATTTACTACAGCAACAAGGAGGATGGGATCAACGCTTTGAATTTTACAAATCATGATGTGACTTATATAAGACAAGACTTGTTCTTGTTAGAGAACCAACTTCCCTATCAAGTTCTCAAGCTGTTGTTCGAACATGCCAATTTTGAGGCAGAGTCGAAAGATTTTTCAATGGAAGAGATGATAAAAGATTTTGTCATATCTCACATCCCCTTGCCTCGAGGAAAATCGGAAAGAGAAACATcggaaagaggaaaaatagatgAGCCTTGCCATCTCCTTCACCTTTTGCAACGTGCAGTTTTAGGCCAATTGGAAACAAATCACCCacaacaaaaagaggatgaagcTGGAGGGAAAAAAGCAACGTGA
- the LOC104880181 gene encoding uncharacterized protein LOC104880181 isoform X2 yields MKLEGKKQRERQCPPKGGIRKLLRRLPALLPHNKEGKVQRKSIRHSFKNAQQLTIVGIRFKPNETGHLGDISFTSDCSGITGCLRLPPITIDTSTMIIFLNLIAFESSNTPNDLGVISYLCFLDSLIDHWDDVKELQAAQVLHNFLGDQREVAKFFNHVCGKLDYSLLLFKPTLHLPEADKLLLSILLSPPCQAPLARVRSDDYVREWSSLRFCLGCYLDIISL; encoded by the exons atgaagcTGGAGGGAAAAAAGCAACGTGAGAGACAATGTCCCCCTAAAGGAGGAATTAGAAAGTTGTTGAGGCGACTCCCTGCTTTACTCCCCCACAACAAAGAAGGCAAAGTACAAAGGAAATCCATTCGTCACTCGTTCAAAAACGCCCAACAACTTACAATAGTGGGCATCCGTTTTAAGCCCAATGAGACGGGTCATTTGGGAGATATTTCTTTCACTTCTGATTGCTCTGGCATTACTGGATGCCTTAGGCTTCCTCCAATCACCATTGACACCTCAACtatgataattttcttaaacttgaTAGCCTTCGAATCCTCAAATACCCCCAACGACCTTGGCGTAATCTCTTACCTATGCTTCCTGGACTCACTCATTGATCATTGGGACGACGTTAAAGAGCTTCAGGCAGCCCAAGTACTCCATAACTTTTTGGGTGACCAAAGAGAAGTGGCCAAATTTTTCAACCACGTATGCGGCAAATTG GACTACTCCTTACTGCTATTCAAGCCTACACTTCACTTGCCTGAAGCTGATAAGTTGCTTCTTAGTATCCTATTATCCCCGCCTTGTCAG GCACCCTTAgctcgggtgaggagtgatgacTACGTCagggaatggtcatcattaagattttgcttaggatgttatttGGACATTATAAGCTTATGA